The Parambassis ranga chromosome 14, fParRan2.1, whole genome shotgun sequence genome includes a window with the following:
- the LOC114446653 gene encoding protein sprouty homolog 3: MDPAHSLRTELDSVLSLDQIRAIRANNDYVERPVALEPASQSGFFLVHEDRYPHGVFAHHTQPSFPSSMSRSQSQQQHTHLTHLSRSSTISSSMSRTSATSDQRLLAGLTPSHSGLGSVVHSQPKGELKPDASLGKRLTEDEAELGLHLFICERCGRCKCHECCAPRRLPSCWACGQRCLCSAETAVEYGTCLCCVKGLFYHCSAQDDEDNCADRPCSCSPAHACARWSTMGLLALCLPCLCCYPPARLCLALCQCAHDRATRPGCRCSNTNTVCRKISASNPNPCHPSLRSKALEKPL, encoded by the coding sequence ATGGACCCCGCTCATTCCCTGAGGACGGAGCTGGACTCCGTGTTATCGCTTGACCAGATACGTGCCATCCGGGCCAACAATGACTATGTGGAGAGGCCCGTGGCGCTGGAGCCGGCTTCCcagtctggattttttttagtcCACGAAGACCGCTACCCTCATGGAGTATTCGCCCATCACACCCAGCCCTCCTTCCCCTCTTCCATGTCCCGCAGCCaaagtcagcagcagcacactcacCTTACCCACCTGAGCCGTTCCAGTACCATAAGCTCTTCCATGTCTCGGACCAGTGCCACCTCAGATCAGCGGCTACTGGCAGGTTTGACGCCGTCTCACTCCGGCCTGGGTTCTGTGGTCCATTCTCAACCCAAAGGAGAACTGAAGCCCGATGCGTCCTTGGGTAAACGTTTGACGGAAGACGAGGCCGAGCTTGGTCTTCATCTGTTCATCTGTGAGCGGTGCGGCCGCTGTAAATGCCACGAGTGCTGCGCCCCCCGCCGGCTTCCTTCCTGCTGGGCCTGCGGACAGCGCTGTCTGTGCTCCGCCGAGACTGCAGTGGAGTACGGCACGTGCTTATGCTGCGTTAAAGGCTTATTCTATCACTGCTCCGCCCAGGACGACGAGGACAACTGCGCCGACCGGCCGTGCTCCTGCTCTCCGGCCCATGCCTGCGCCCGCTGGAGCACGATGGGGCTGCTGGCGCTTTGCCTGCCCTGCCTCTGCTGCTACCCCCCTGCCAGGCTGTGCCTTGCCCTGTGCCAGTGCGCCCACGACCGGGCCACACGGCCTGGCTGCAGGTGCAGCAACACCAACACTGTGTGCCGCAAGATTTCCGCCTCCAACCCTAACCCGTGTCATCCGTCACTGCGCAGCAAAGCTCTGGAGAAGCCGTTATGA